The following are encoded together in the Desulfococcus multivorans genome:
- a CDS encoding cation-translocating P-type ATPase has protein sequence MTHKLWHTLTPEDVLTATGSDMIHGLSDTEAAARKTQHGPNELQERGGISPLRLLWDQFTNTMVLILIAAAVISGFLGKVTETAAIAAIVVLFALLGFLQEYQAERAMAALKRMAVPLVRVRRGGALRELTARELVPGDIVLLEAGNAVPADLRLLESVNLRIQEAALTGESEAVEKHTDPIPETEVSLGDRRNMAYMGTVATYGRGSAVVVATGMDTELGRIATLLQSVETGMTPLQRRLDQVGKQLAVGGVIVAALVMAIGVLRGESLQDMFLTAVAIAVAVVPEGLPAVVTVTLALGAQRMLRRRALIRKLPAVETLGSVTTICSDKTGTLTENRMTVTIISVAGHYLELQGTAHHPAAALRVPDPSPDFLENQPPEIGLALAAGALCNDASLRSDPETGRYLALGDPTEGALLVAASQAGLRRKELEAVAPRVGELPFDAERKRMTTVHRLPEDLAQLPRALRALADPPAPFVAFTKGAVDGLLPLCQNIWLKGETVPMDDHWRKRIDTANTEMAQNGMRVLGLALRWQSDTAPIEEDLIFIGLTGMIDPPRPEVKSAVAVCRTAGMRPIMITGDHPLTARFIAHDLGITENMSVKTGQDLGRMSPEELAAVVGEVSVYARVTPEHKLRIVEALQARGEVVAMTGDGVNDSPALRKADIGIAMGIAGTDVAKEASEMVLLDDNFATIVSAVEEGRVIYDNIRRFVKFSIAGNIGKVLVMLLAPLTGINVALLPLQLLWLNLLTDGLLGLGLGVEIPEPNTMKRPPRRPQEPLFDSVLAQHVIWVGLIIGLTALGVGALYHDVRDPDNRWQTMIFTTLAFMQMGQALASRSTRASLMSMGFFSNPVLIGLVGITALLQLMVLYVPFFAPFFQVVPLGVGELLVCAGPGLGMLLLIEMEKAWQRRREDTRQPPA, from the coding sequence GTGACACATAAATTATGGCATACGTTGACCCCGGAAGATGTCCTGACGGCGACCGGAAGCGACATGATCCACGGTTTGAGCGACACCGAAGCGGCCGCCCGCAAGACGCAGCACGGCCCCAATGAACTGCAGGAAAGGGGTGGAATCTCTCCCCTGCGGCTGCTGTGGGACCAGTTTACCAACACCATGGTGTTGATCCTCATCGCCGCCGCCGTCATTTCCGGATTTCTGGGCAAGGTTACGGAGACGGCAGCCATCGCCGCTATTGTTGTGCTCTTTGCCCTGCTGGGTTTTCTGCAGGAGTATCAGGCCGAACGGGCCATGGCGGCCCTCAAACGAATGGCGGTGCCGCTGGTCCGGGTCCGCCGCGGCGGGGCGCTGCGGGAACTCACGGCACGGGAGTTGGTGCCCGGGGACATCGTGTTGCTGGAAGCCGGTAACGCCGTCCCTGCCGACCTGCGGTTGCTGGAGAGCGTCAATCTGCGCATTCAGGAAGCCGCTCTGACCGGTGAGTCCGAGGCGGTGGAAAAGCACACCGATCCGATTCCGGAGACGGAGGTCTCCCTCGGTGACCGGCGCAATATGGCCTACATGGGCACCGTCGCCACCTATGGACGGGGCAGCGCAGTAGTGGTCGCCACCGGGATGGACACGGAATTGGGCAGGATCGCCACCCTTCTGCAATCCGTTGAGACCGGCATGACGCCTCTGCAGCGACGACTGGACCAGGTCGGCAAACAGCTGGCCGTGGGCGGCGTTATCGTTGCCGCACTGGTTATGGCCATCGGGGTACTGCGGGGGGAATCTCTCCAGGATATGTTCCTGACCGCCGTTGCCATCGCCGTTGCCGTGGTGCCTGAAGGGCTGCCCGCCGTGGTCACCGTCACCCTGGCTCTGGGTGCGCAGCGTATGCTGCGACGCCGGGCCCTCATCCGGAAGTTACCCGCCGTGGAGACCCTCGGGTCCGTCACCACCATCTGCTCCGACAAGACCGGCACATTGACGGAAAATCGCATGACCGTTACCATCATCAGCGTCGCCGGTCATTATCTGGAATTACAGGGAACGGCGCACCACCCCGCCGCCGCACTTCGGGTGCCGGATCCCAGCCCCGACTTCCTGGAAAACCAACCCCCGGAAATCGGCTTGGCGCTGGCCGCCGGGGCCCTCTGCAACGATGCGTCCCTCCGCTCCGATCCCGAGACCGGGCGCTACCTGGCTCTGGGAGACCCCACCGAGGGGGCGTTGCTGGTGGCGGCCTCTCAGGCCGGCCTTCGCCGGAAAGAGCTGGAAGCCGTTGCGCCCCGGGTGGGGGAGCTGCCTTTTGACGCAGAGCGCAAACGTATGACCACCGTTCACCGACTTCCGGAAGATCTCGCACAACTGCCCCGGGCCCTGCGGGCCCTTGCCGATCCGCCCGCACCCTTCGTGGCCTTCACAAAGGGGGCCGTGGACGGCCTGCTGCCGCTGTGCCAAAACATCTGGCTGAAAGGCGAAACCGTTCCCATGGATGACCATTGGCGAAAACGCATAGACACGGCGAACACCGAGATGGCTCAGAACGGAATGCGGGTGCTGGGATTGGCCCTTCGCTGGCAGTCAGACACCGCACCAATCGAAGAGGACCTCATCTTCATCGGTTTGACGGGAATGATAGATCCGCCTCGCCCGGAAGTAAAATCGGCCGTAGCCGTCTGCAGAACAGCAGGCATGCGCCCGATCATGATCACCGGAGACCATCCGCTCACCGCCCGTTTCATCGCCCACGACCTGGGCATCACCGAGAACATGTCCGTCAAAACAGGACAGGACCTGGGACGTATGTCGCCGGAGGAATTGGCCGCCGTGGTAGGTGAGGTGTCGGTTTATGCGCGGGTGACGCCGGAGCACAAACTGCGCATCGTCGAAGCGCTTCAGGCCCGGGGTGAAGTGGTTGCCATGACCGGTGACGGGGTCAACGACTCACCGGCTCTGCGCAAGGCCGACATCGGCATCGCCATGGGGATCGCCGGCACCGACGTGGCCAAAGAGGCATCGGAGATGGTGCTGCTGGACGACAACTTCGCCACCATCGTCTCGGCGGTGGAGGAGGGACGGGTGATCTACGACAATATCCGTCGTTTCGTCAAGTTCTCCATTGCGGGCAATATCGGTAAGGTGCTGGTCATGCTGCTGGCGCCGCTTACAGGCATCAACGTGGCGCTGCTGCCCCTGCAGCTGCTGTGGCTGAATCTCCTCACCGACGGCCTCCTCGGGTTGGGGCTGGGCGTTGAAATCCCTGAACCCAATACCATGAAACGACCGCCCCGAAGGCCCCAGGAGCCCCTCTTCGACAGCGTACTGGCGCAACACGTTATCTGGGTAGGCCTGATCATCGGCCTTACCGCCCTGGGCGTGGGGGCGCTCTATCATGATGTGAGGGATCCCGACAACCGCTGGCAGACGATGATTTTTACGACCCTGGCCTTCATGCAGATGGGACAGGCCCTGGCATCCCGATCGACCCGGGCCTCGCTGATGTCGATGGGGTTCTTCTCCAACCCGGTGCTTATCGGACTGGTGGGGATTACAGCACTGCTTCAGCTAATGGTCCTCTATGTGCCCTTCTTTGCCCCTTTTTTCCAGGTTGTACCCCTTGGCGTCGGCGAGTTGCTGGTGTGCGCAGGGCCGGGTCTGGGGATGTTGTTGTTGATTGAAATGGAAAAGGCGTGGCAACGCCGTCGTGAAGATACACGGCAGCCACCGGCTTGA
- a CDS encoding TrkH family potassium uptake protein, producing MTFWFQNRLRRAHPTNLLMMSYLAAIAVGTAALMMPGATVKGYIGVIDALFTATSAVCVTGLIVVDTGTYFTPLGQGVILFLIQIGGLGIMTISVALFQVIGKRVVFQQRMAMQEVFSHTPREDIYHLIRSVLYFTFAVETAGAVVLFVHWQPVYPVSEALYKAVFHSVSAFCNAGFSQFSNNLMADQASVMLNMTVCALIILGGIGFPVVYELYRGVVLRESSKVSIQTKSVIAASLGLILTGVLVILISEWNLLSSMGWWKGVLTAIFQSVTCRTAGFNTVDIASLNTATLLFMMFLMLVGASPGSCGGGMKTTTFTVLTAFSWSRLMRYKCVNLFGKTVPEDTVTKSISVLVFSLAAICVAVFLILFIDPDHGGRVQGNRQFLSFLFETVSAFGTVGLSMGITSMLTPAGKLVIVGLMIVGRVGVPAFTYIVAGGEATKGVRYAEENMMIG from the coding sequence ATGACCTTCTGGTTTCAAAATCGCCTCCGGCGTGCCCACCCCACCAACCTGCTGATGATGAGCTATCTGGCGGCCATCGCCGTCGGCACCGCCGCCCTGATGATGCCGGGAGCCACGGTGAAGGGCTACATCGGCGTGATCGACGCTCTTTTCACGGCCACGTCCGCGGTTTGCGTTACCGGCCTGATCGTCGTGGATACCGGCACCTATTTCACCCCCTTGGGACAGGGCGTTATCCTCTTTCTGATCCAGATCGGCGGACTGGGGATCATGACGATCTCCGTAGCGCTGTTTCAGGTGATCGGCAAAAGGGTGGTGTTTCAGCAGCGGATGGCCATGCAGGAGGTTTTTTCCCATACTCCGAGGGAGGATATCTATCATCTGATCCGTTCGGTGCTCTATTTCACCTTTGCGGTCGAAACGGCGGGCGCCGTAGTCCTCTTCGTCCACTGGCAGCCGGTCTATCCGGTTTCCGAAGCGCTCTACAAAGCCGTTTTCCATTCCGTTTCCGCTTTCTGCAACGCCGGCTTCTCTCAGTTCAGCAATAACCTCATGGCGGATCAGGCGTCCGTGATGTTGAATATGACCGTGTGTGCGCTCATCATCCTGGGAGGCATCGGATTTCCCGTGGTTTACGAACTTTACCGGGGGGTTGTTCTGCGGGAAAGCAGCAAGGTTTCCATTCAGACCAAAAGCGTGATCGCGGCGAGCCTCGGCCTGATTTTAACGGGCGTCCTGGTGATCCTGATATCCGAATGGAACCTCCTGTCATCGATGGGCTGGTGGAAGGGAGTCCTCACTGCGATATTTCAATCCGTCACCTGCCGCACCGCGGGGTTCAATACGGTGGATATCGCCTCGCTCAATACAGCGACGCTGCTGTTCATGATGTTCCTGATGCTGGTGGGGGCTTCTCCGGGATCGTGCGGCGGCGGCATGAAAACAACCACCTTTACCGTGCTGACGGCCTTTTCATGGAGCCGTCTGATGCGTTACAAATGCGTCAATCTCTTCGGCAAAACCGTTCCCGAGGATACGGTGACGAAAAGCATTTCAGTGCTGGTGTTTTCGTTGGCCGCGATCTGCGTCGCCGTCTTTCTGATCCTTTTCATAGATCCGGATCACGGTGGACGCGTTCAGGGAAATCGCCAATTTTTGAGCTTTCTTTTCGAAACCGTTTCGGCGTTCGGCACCGTCGGCCTGTCCATGGGAATCACCTCGATGTTGACACCGGCCGGCAAGTTGGTGATTGTCGGACTGATGATCGTGGGCCGTGTGGGCGTTCCCGCGTTCACCTATATCGTCGCCGGCGGGGAGGCCACCAAGGGCGTGCGGTACGCCGAGGAAAACATGATGATCGGATAG
- a CDS encoding PAS domain S-box protein encodes MKPDTMMLPRWILILLLTALMIVTTGGLGLYRAQEDAVRRKVAEDLVAVARLKGDQIAAWRTDQLEDAAALKEHGYLRQSVVRFTADPGAENAEDLRERFRILATQHDYTDILLTDPTGRMLSSLSGKRYAQGVYATDLAAAVHEKTPVLMDIHTDPQGQTPHISVIAPLFSNDEAVSTPVGAVILVIDAARFLYPLIQSWPTGSETAETLLVRQDGEHVLFLNDLRHQPDTALKLRIPLTRTDMPAVMAVLGREGFVRGRDYRGVEVVSVIRPIPDSPWFMVTKVDTTEVFAEWRRQSVLIWALLAGATVLIGAIAILLRQHERNIHFRALYVSEAALRNSLERYGITLKSIGDAVIVADARGMVELLNPAAEALTGWGDVEAHGKPLDEILRIVDEETGKTVESLPAKVLREGAVIGLTRHPLLIARDGTRRPIADSGAPIRDADGEIIGVVLVFRDQTEERRARRTSEIRSDLIEYAATHTLDEMMTRALEIVTERVESPSGWFGFVETDSHTPSGARGQTPALIGFHRTGEQIPNDPIEPTDAIAECVRRNKPIIRNDDIPSKGRQVSGDGGIRRYRELVVPVIHKDQTVAVLGVSGKQGDYTDKEAAELASLSDMIWEIAARKRTEADRQKAEQRYRRLFESAGDGILVLNADTGRVLDANPSLLRMVDMSHETIVGKDLGELGPFTRMTLFEDALETLQGKNVFHCDDAALETADGRIVEIEFVGTSYRVDHNRIIQFNIRDITRRKQAEIERERLLSAIEQAGETIVMTDPDGVIQYVNPAFERVTGYTRREAVGQTPCALENRRHDDAYYRILRETLAIGRVFQGRMVNQRKDRTLLTQEVTIAPVRDAAGRTVNYVGVAHDITENLAMAAQLQQAQKLESVGRLAGGVAHDYNNMLGVILGYTELALKKVDPSDPLHDDLMEIFDAARRSSEITRQLLAFARRQTVSPRVLDVNETVEGMLKMLRHLIGEDIDLRWFPKHRSWPVKIDPSQIEQILANLCLNARDAISGVGKVMIETENITFDEAYCAHHPDCIPGEYVLLAASDDGRGMDKETLESIFEPFFTTKDVRRGTGLGLATVYGIVKQNNGFINVYSEPGKGTTFKIYLPRHQGPATTSSPDPPVEIPLGRGETILLVEDEPAILKVGAMMLEGLGYRVLTADTPTSAMRLADAHVDKIHLLVTDVVMPEMNGRDLANQLKARCPEIRTLFMSGYTANVIAHRGVLDVGVYFIQKPFSRKDLGIKVRGILDETSPQASRQGVTK; translated from the coding sequence ATGAAACCGGATACAATGATGTTGCCCCGTTGGATCCTGATCCTCCTGTTGACGGCCCTGATGATCGTTACGACCGGGGGTCTGGGTTTATACCGCGCCCAGGAAGATGCCGTACGGCGAAAGGTCGCGGAGGATCTGGTCGCCGTCGCGCGACTCAAGGGAGATCAGATCGCCGCATGGCGCACAGACCAGTTGGAAGACGCCGCCGCATTGAAGGAGCACGGCTATCTTCGTCAAAGCGTGGTGCGTTTCACCGCCGATCCCGGCGCGGAAAACGCCGAGGATCTTCGCGAGCGCTTTCGCATTCTGGCGACACAGCACGACTACACCGACATTTTGTTGACAGATCCGACCGGAAGGATGTTGTCGAGCCTGAGCGGCAAAAGGTATGCTCAAGGTGTATACGCGACGGATCTGGCCGCCGCCGTGCATGAGAAAACCCCTGTTCTAATGGATATTCACACCGATCCTCAAGGTCAAACGCCTCACATCTCGGTAATAGCACCCCTTTTCTCAAATGACGAAGCGGTGTCGACGCCCGTCGGCGCGGTCATCCTGGTCATCGATGCCGCCCGATTCCTCTATCCCCTGATCCAATCCTGGCCCACCGGCAGCGAAACCGCCGAGACACTGCTGGTCCGGCAAGACGGAGAACACGTCCTCTTTCTCAACGATCTGCGTCATCAGCCCGACACGGCGCTCAAGCTGCGGATTCCCCTGACTCGAACGGACATGCCCGCAGTCATGGCGGTGCTCGGCCGGGAAGGCTTCGTTCGCGGCAGGGACTACCGGGGGGTAGAGGTGGTCTCGGTCATCCGCCCTATACCTGACTCGCCCTGGTTCATGGTGACCAAGGTGGACACGACGGAGGTCTTTGCCGAGTGGCGCCGGCAATCCGTCCTCATATGGGCGCTCCTTGCAGGAGCAACGGTGCTCATCGGGGCGATCGCGATACTCCTGCGACAGCATGAAAGAAATATTCATTTTCGAGCGCTCTATGTTTCCGAGGCGGCCCTCCGCAACAGCCTCGAACGTTACGGCATCACATTGAAATCCATCGGAGACGCCGTGATCGTCGCCGACGCCCGGGGCATGGTGGAATTGCTCAACCCAGCGGCCGAGGCCCTCACCGGCTGGGGAGATGTCGAGGCCCACGGAAAACCGCTGGACGAGATCCTTCGGATCGTCGACGAGGAAACGGGGAAGACGGTAGAAAGCTTGCCGGCAAAGGTGTTGCGGGAGGGTGCCGTGATAGGGTTGACCCGCCATCCCCTGCTTATCGCGAGAGACGGCACCCGACGGCCCATAGCCGACTCGGGCGCACCCATTCGTGACGCCGACGGCGAGATCATCGGAGTAGTGCTGGTTTTCAGGGATCAGACCGAAGAACGCCGCGCCCGGCGAACCAGCGAAATCCGATCGGACCTGATCGAATATGCCGCGACCCACACCCTTGACGAGATGATGACTCGAGCGCTGGAAATCGTCACCGAACGGGTCGAGAGCCCCAGCGGATGGTTTGGATTTGTGGAAACCGATTCCCACACCCCTTCCGGCGCACGGGGACAGACTCCAGCGCTGATCGGATTCCACCGGACCGGAGAGCAGATCCCGAACGACCCCATCGAGCCAACCGACGCAATAGCAGAATGCGTGCGGCGGAACAAACCGATCATCCGCAATGACGACATCCCATCGAAAGGCCGACAAGTGTCGGGCGACGGCGGCATCCGGCGTTATCGCGAACTGGTGGTTCCCGTGATACACAAGGACCAGACGGTCGCCGTCCTTGGGGTGAGCGGTAAACAGGGCGATTATACCGACAAGGAGGCCGCCGAGCTCGCTTCCCTTTCGGACATGATCTGGGAAATCGCGGCACGCAAACGTACCGAGGCGGATCGGCAAAAGGCCGAGCAGCGCTACCGGCGACTTTTTGAATCCGCCGGAGACGGCATTCTGGTTCTGAACGCCGACACAGGTAGAGTACTGGATGCCAACCCGTCGTTGTTACGGATGGTGGACATGTCCCATGAGACGATCGTGGGAAAGGATCTCGGAGAGCTCGGTCCCTTCACCCGAATGACCCTGTTCGAGGATGCCCTTGAAACGCTGCAGGGAAAAAATGTTTTCCACTGCGACGATGCGGCCTTGGAAACCGCCGACGGACGAATCGTCGAGATTGAGTTTGTCGGCACCAGTTATCGGGTGGATCACAACAGGATTATACAATTCAATATCCGCGACATTACTCGACGCAAGCAGGCCGAAATCGAGCGTGAACGGCTCCTTTCAGCCATCGAACAGGCCGGGGAGACGATTGTCATGACCGATCCCGACGGGGTCATCCAGTACGTCAATCCGGCATTCGAACGGGTAACGGGATATACCCGGAGGGAAGCCGTCGGTCAAACCCCGTGCGCGCTCGAAAACAGACGCCATGATGACGCCTACTATCGAATTTTACGGGAAACCCTGGCAATCGGCCGCGTTTTTCAGGGACGCATGGTCAACCAACGCAAGGACAGGACCCTCTTGACTCAGGAGGTGACCATCGCTCCGGTTCGTGACGCCGCAGGTCGCACCGTCAACTACGTGGGGGTGGCCCACGACATCACTGAAAACCTGGCCATGGCGGCCCAGCTGCAGCAGGCCCAGAAACTGGAGTCCGTGGGTCGCCTGGCCGGAGGCGTGGCCCATGACTACAACAACATGCTCGGCGTAATTCTCGGTTATACGGAGCTGGCCCTTAAGAAGGTCGATCCGTCCGATCCCCTGCACGACGATCTCATGGAAATTTTTGACGCCGCCAGACGCTCCTCCGAAATCACCCGACAATTGCTGGCTTTCGCGCGCCGCCAGACCGTCAGCCCCAGAGTGCTCGACGTGAATGAAACCGTTGAAGGCATGCTCAAAATGCTGCGACACCTGATCGGCGAGGACATCGACCTGAGATGGTTTCCGAAACACCGATCATGGCCCGTAAAAATAGATCCATCGCAAATCGAACAGATTCTTGCCAATCTCTGCCTCAACGCCCGGGATGCCATTTCAGGCGTGGGCAAGGTGATGATTGAAACAGAAAACATCACCTTCGACGAAGCCTATTGTGCCCATCACCCCGATTGCATCCCCGGCGAATATGTATTGCTGGCCGCAAGCGACGACGGTCGGGGTATGGACAAGGAAACCCTCGAAAGCATCTTCGAACCGTTTTTCACCACCAAGGACGTCAGACGAGGCACCGGTCTGGGATTGGCCACGGTGTACGGTATCGTCAAACAGAACAACGGGTTTATCAATGTTTACAGTGAACCCGGCAAGGGAACGACCTTCAAGATCTACCTGCCCCGTCATCAGGGGCCGGCGACGACGTCTTCACCTGATCCGCCCGTCGAGATTCCCTTGGGCCGAGGTGAAACGATCCTCCTGGTGGAGGACGAACCGGCTATCCTGAAGGTAGGCGCAATGATGCTGGAGGGGTTGGGTTATCGCGTACTGACCGCGGACACCCCAACCTCGGCAATGCGCCTGGCTGATGCGCACGTGGACAAAATCCATCTGCTCGTCACCGATGTGGTCATGCCCGAAATGAACGGACGCGATCTGGCGAATCAACTGAAAGCTCGTTGTCCGGAGATCAGAACCCTGTTCATGTCCGGCTACACCGCCAACGTCATCGCCCACAGGGGTGTGCTGGACGTGGGTGTGTACTTCATTCAGAAGCCTTTTTCCAGAAAGGATCTGGGCATCAAGGTCAGGGGTATCCTGGATGAGACGTCCCCTCAAGCGTCGCGGCAGGGGGTAACGAAATGA
- a CDS encoding sigma-54-dependent transcriptional regulator produces MISLGILIVDDDANIRKTLSYCLTAEGHDVTAVSNPADAVEEARRRSFDLAFVDLRLGEENGMDLIPVLASDSPWTQIVVITAHATIESAVDAMRRGAADYIVKPFTPDQVRFITQRIGRIRNLETEIAVLREGMPPPGPEDRLHSRNAGMQRVIETARKAAASEAIILLQGESGTGKSVFAKAIHHWSPRTGKPMAVVACPAVPADLLESELFGHAKGAFTGAIRHHPGRIAACEGGTLLLDEIGDMALPVQAKLLRFIQEKTYERLGETASRKADVRIIAATNVDLEKRVAEGRFREDLFYRINVIPLRIPPLRERPEDILPLAMDFLVHLCRENFKSILGFTRDAEKFLVSHDWPGNVRELRNAVERAVILGTGNRIATTDLPGGTVPTASAPAIGDRVPLSVIEELHIRRVIANTASLQEASEVLGIDPATLWRRRKVYGI; encoded by the coding sequence ATGATTTCCCTCGGCATCCTCATCGTCGACGACGACGCCAATATTCGCAAAACCCTCTCTTATTGCCTGACGGCCGAAGGCCATGACGTCACGGCAGTGAGCAATCCCGCAGACGCCGTCGAGGAGGCCCGGAGACGATCTTTTGACCTGGCCTTCGTGGATCTCAGGCTGGGGGAGGAAAACGGCATGGACCTGATTCCCGTCCTGGCATCGGACTCACCCTGGACCCAGATCGTGGTCATTACGGCCCACGCCACCATCGAAAGCGCCGTGGATGCCATGCGGCGCGGTGCCGCTGATTACATCGTCAAGCCTTTCACCCCTGACCAGGTCAGGTTCATCACCCAGCGGATCGGCAGAATTCGAAACCTGGAAACCGAGATCGCGGTGCTCAGGGAAGGCATGCCGCCGCCGGGCCCGGAAGACCGGCTTCACAGCAGAAACGCAGGCATGCAGCGCGTTATCGAAACCGCGAGAAAGGCCGCCGCCTCAGAAGCTATTATCCTGCTTCAGGGGGAGAGCGGCACGGGCAAGTCGGTGTTTGCCAAGGCCATCCACCACTGGAGCCCGAGGACCGGAAAGCCCATGGCGGTGGTGGCCTGCCCTGCGGTCCCGGCCGATCTTCTTGAAAGCGAGCTGTTCGGACACGCCAAAGGCGCCTTCACGGGGGCGATTCGGCACCATCCGGGACGCATTGCGGCCTGCGAAGGCGGCACCCTCCTTCTGGACGAGATCGGCGACATGGCCCTGCCGGTACAGGCCAAGCTGCTGCGGTTCATTCAGGAAAAAACCTACGAACGTCTCGGTGAAACCGCCTCGCGGAAAGCGGATGTGCGCATCATCGCCGCCACCAACGTCGATCTTGAAAAACGGGTGGCCGAGGGTCGTTTCCGCGAAGACCTGTTCTACCGAATCAACGTCATCCCTTTGAGGATCCCGCCGCTGCGGGAGAGGCCCGAGGATATTCTGCCGCTGGCTATGGATTTTCTTGTCCATCTCTGCCGGGAGAATTTCAAATCCATCCTCGGATTTACGCGGGATGCCGAGAAATTTCTTGTGAGCCACGACTGGCCCGGCAATGTCCGTGAACTCCGCAACGCTGTCGAGCGGGCGGTAATCCTCGGCACCGGCAACCGGATCGCCACGACGGATCTGCCCGGCGGCACCGTTCCCACCGCAAGCGCTCCCGCCATCGGGGACCGGGTTCCCCTGTCCGTCATCGAAGAGCTGCACATCAGAAGGGTCATCGCCAACACCGCTTCGCTCCAGGAGGCCTCGGAGGTTCTGGGCATCGATCCCGCAACGCTCTGGCGCAGAAGAAAGGTCTACGGCATCTGA
- a CDS encoding potassium channel family protein, whose protein sequence is MKRFAVIGTGSFGYYVAKALYEAKNEVIAIDLSKERIQAIEPHCTSAIVQDVTDIEALKGLGLDEMDAVIVSTGADIKPSILICFHLSRMGIKRIIIKAEDDDHGEILKQLGATEIIRPGMDMAYRLALRLTSPNILEFLPLEEDYTIVQIDPPSSFIGKSLKELDLRKRYEINIIAVKELASDRFVMVPNADFTVKESDVLVILGREKDLKEIKELH, encoded by the coding sequence ATGAAACGATTCGCCGTCATCGGTACGGGGAGCTTCGGCTATTATGTCGCCAAAGCGCTTTACGAAGCCAAAAACGAGGTGATCGCCATCGATCTCAGCAAGGAGCGGATTCAGGCCATCGAGCCCCACTGCACCAGCGCCATCGTCCAGGACGTGACCGATATCGAGGCACTCAAGGGGTTGGGGCTTGACGAGATGGACGCCGTCATCGTGAGCACGGGCGCCGACATCAAGCCCAGCATCCTGATCTGCTTCCACCTCAGCCGAATGGGGATCAAACGTATTATTATCAAGGCCGAGGACGATGATCACGGGGAGATCCTCAAACAGCTGGGGGCCACGGAAATCATTCGACCGGGCATGGATATGGCCTATCGCCTGGCCCTCCGCTTGACCTCGCCGAACATCCTTGAATTCCTGCCTCTCGAGGAAGATTATACCATCGTCCAAATCGATCCCCCTTCCTCCTTCATCGGCAAATCGCTCAAGGAGCTGGATCTGCGCAAACGCTACGAGATCAACATCATCGCCGTCAAGGAGTTGGCATCGGACCGGTTCGTCATGGTGCCCAACGCTGATTTCACGGTCAAGGAAAGCGATGTCCTCGTCATTTTGGGAAGAGAAAAGGATTTGAAGGAGATCAAGGAGCTGCACTAA